CGAGCAGCGCGACCACGGCGTATGTTTCCACCATGGCGGGAAAGAGCAGCGCGCGGCCGGACTCTTCCTTGCGCCGCGCGATCAGCGCGATGCCTGCCGCCGACGCTTCGCCCTGCCAGATCGCGGTAACGTACTGCGCCATGCCGACACCCAGACCGACAAAGAACAGCGCGGCCCCCGTGCTGACCGAGGCGGTCCACGCGCCCGCAATCAGGCCCGTGCGCATGAATATCATGATGGCCGTGATAAAGGCGTAAAACCCCTGTGTGCCCGGCAGCGCCAGCATGACGAGAAGCTGACCGAACAGGTCCGGCTTCTCGCTGATGACGCCCGCCGCCGCTTGCGAGGCAATGCCGATCCCTTTGCCA
This genomic interval from Candidatus Hydrogenedentota bacterium contains the following:
- a CDS encoding V-type ATP synthase subunit K → MDHALAIEIGRGLAIGGAGLAVGLGCCGSGKGIGIASQAAAGVISEKPDLFGQLLVMLALPGTQGFYAFITAIMIFMRTGLIAGAWTASVSTGAALFFVGLGVGMAQYVTAIWQGEASAAGIALIARRKEESGRALLFPAMVETYAVVALLAGILTIIWITNPAFVALPAAQ